In Sinorhizobium arboris LMG 14919, a genomic segment contains:
- a CDS encoding type II toxin-antitoxin system Phd/YefM family antitoxin: MELFRQDAALREPVIIAKNGRPRTVLLAYKDYLRLARRDRRVEATADLRLGEQKVGSFTEHTRMYARQVCTR; encoded by the coding sequence ATCGAGCTGTTCCGCCAGGATGCCGCCCTGCGCGAGCCGGTGATCATCGCCAAGAATGGCCGCCCGAGGACTGTGCTGCTTGCCTACAAGGACTATCTGCGGCTGGCACGGCGCGACCGTCGCGTCGAGGCGACGGCGGACCTGAGACTGGGCGAGCAGAAAGTTGGCAGTTTTACAGAGCACACACGGATGTACGCTCGACAAGTTTGCACGAGATGA
- a CDS encoding SH3 domain-containing protein: protein MKRTLLKIAASGMLLLAPAIAQAAEGFATANVNMRAGPSTAYPAITVIPAGESIEIYGCLADVPWCDVEFYDGRGWVHGRYIQALYQQRRVYVGPQYYRRLGIPVVVFSFGSYWDRHYRDRDFYRDRDRWRRGPDFYRSPDRRAEPDRPPSRRPGFEPRPAPRPDFDRRLERRPDSSRSPERRRDFDDRPDLLPDVERVPNRRPDVDRRPDSDRDLRNDRDRSRRNFERGGDDGNRVIRRGDDDRSRNGGDSDRRRPQRRVCQPGDPDCPN from the coding sequence GTGAAACGCACCCTTTTGAAAATTGCCGCGAGCGGTATGCTCTTGCTTGCTCCGGCGATCGCTCAGGCAGCAGAGGGCTTCGCGACGGCGAACGTCAATATGCGCGCCGGCCCAAGCACGGCATATCCGGCGATTACCGTAATACCGGCCGGCGAATCCATCGAGATCTACGGCTGTCTTGCCGACGTGCCATGGTGCGACGTGGAGTTCTACGACGGCCGTGGCTGGGTGCATGGCCGGTACATCCAGGCACTTTATCAACAGCGCCGGGTATATGTCGGTCCTCAATATTATCGCCGGCTCGGTATTCCTGTCGTCGTCTTCAGCTTCGGCAGCTATTGGGATCGTCACTACCGCGACCGTGATTTCTATCGCGACCGCGATCGCTGGCGCCGCGGGCCGGACTTCTATCGCAGCCCGGATCGCCGTGCGGAACCTGACCGCCCGCCCAGCCGCAGGCCTGGCTTCGAGCCGAGGCCAGCTCCGCGCCCGGATTTTGACCGGAGATTGGAGCGGAGGCCCGATTCCAGTCGCAGTCCTGAAAGACGCCGGGACTTCGACGATCGTCCGGATCTCCTTCCGGACGTCGAGCGCGTGCCCAACCGCAGGCCCGATGTCGATCGGCGGCCGGACTCCGATCGTGATCTACGCAATGATCGCGATCGCAGCCGCCGGAACTTCGAACGCGGGGGCGATGACGGCAATCGCGTCATCCGCCGCGGCGACGACGATCGCAGCCGGAACGGTGGTGACAGCGACCGCCGCAGGCCGCAGCGGCGGGTCTGCCAGCCGGGCGATCCGGATTGCCCGAACTAG
- a CDS encoding AbrB/MazE/SpoVT family DNA-binding domain-containing protein, which translates to MATTVTAKGQVTIPKPVRDLLGIVPGSKVDFRRAADGTVVLTRADKKPPASRFAKLRGHAGKGLDTDSIMALTRGEA; encoded by the coding sequence ATGGCAACGACAGTTACCGCCAAGGGGCAAGTGACGATTCCGAAGCCAGTGCGCGATTTATTGGGCATCGTTCCCGGAAGCAAAGTTGACTTTCGCCGTGCTGCCGACGGCACCGTCGTGCTGACGCGTGCAGACAAAAAGCCGCCGGCGAGCCGCTTTGCGAAGTTGCGGGGTCATGCCGGTAAAGGACTCGATACCGACTCCATCATGGCCCTGACCCGTGGCGAAGCATGA
- a CDS encoding type II toxin-antitoxin system VapC family toxin, with the protein MTFIDTNVLLDVVTNDDNWADWAIAQLEAASLNGPLLINDLVYAELSVRYDRVEDLEVFLEEAGLEMTPIPRAALFLAGKAFTQYRRAGGSRTGVLSDFFIGAHAAVSQFPLLTRDIGRYRTYFPTLSLIAPHP; encoded by the coding sequence ATGACATTCATCGACACCAACGTCCTCTTGGACGTTGTCACCAACGACGACAATTGGGCAGATTGGGCGATTGCTCAGCTCGAAGCGGCGAGTCTGAACGGGCCTTTGCTGATCAACGATTTGGTCTACGCGGAGCTGTCGGTCAGATACGATCGCGTTGAGGATCTTGAAGTATTTCTCGAGGAGGCTGGACTGGAGATGACGCCAATTCCTCGAGCCGCGCTTTTCCTTGCAGGAAAAGCTTTCACGCAATATCGCCGGGCAGGAGGATCAAGGACTGGTGTCCTATCTGACTTTTTCATCGGCGCGCATGCCGCAGTTAGCCAGTTTCCGCTGCTGACCCGCGATATCGGACGCTATCGCACCTACTTTCCGACGCTGTCGCTGATCGCGCCACATCCATAG
- a CDS encoding MFS transporter: MAIQVPTDFRRVIVAASVGNIIEWYDFYIFGSLAAVLSVKFFEQSHPVAALLSTIALFTAGFLIRPLGAFLFGWMGDRVGRKYTFLITLSGMGLGTGAIGLIPTYESIGLTAAFLLFSLRMIQGLCLGGEYGGAITYVAEHVPDERRGYYTGWLQTSPTLGIVVSLAVIIAARTYFGSEAFDAWAWRVPFLVSFLLVGIAIYIRLQLQETPIFQEIKAKGQMTQNPWREAFLSSNIKYVGIATIVLIGQGVVWYSGQFWALYFLQQVSKVDPLNSAYIVGAALLLATPSLILFGWLSDIIGRKPVILGGMLLAALTYYPLYSWLGAVTQPDNINYPIAIFIIFILVCYVGMVYGPVGAFLAEYFPGRIRYTSVSVPYHIGNGWGGGLVPFITSAAFAATGSIGYALIYPIVVPAVCFALAIFLMPETRRMSIWQPIEPRT, from the coding sequence ATGGCCATTCAAGTCCCGACGGATTTCCGCCGTGTGATCGTTGCGGCATCGGTGGGAAACATCATCGAATGGTATGATTTCTATATCTTCGGGAGCCTGGCTGCGGTTCTGTCGGTCAAGTTCTTCGAGCAATCACACCCGGTTGCGGCGCTGTTGAGTACGATTGCGCTCTTCACGGCAGGATTCCTGATCCGCCCACTGGGCGCTTTCCTCTTCGGCTGGATGGGCGATCGGGTCGGCCGCAAATACACGTTCCTGATTACGCTGTCAGGAATGGGATTGGGCACCGGTGCGATCGGTTTAATCCCGACCTACGAGTCGATCGGTCTGACGGCTGCGTTCCTCCTCTTCAGCTTGCGGATGATCCAGGGCTTGTGCTTGGGCGGCGAGTATGGCGGCGCCATCACCTACGTCGCCGAGCACGTTCCCGATGAACGCCGCGGCTACTACACAGGCTGGCTCCAGACTTCTCCGACTCTCGGAATCGTGGTGTCGCTGGCGGTGATCATCGCGGCGCGAACCTATTTCGGCAGCGAAGCTTTCGACGCATGGGCGTGGCGCGTTCCGTTCCTGGTGTCGTTCCTGCTGGTAGGCATCGCAATCTACATCCGGCTCCAGCTCCAGGAGACACCAATCTTCCAGGAGATCAAGGCCAAGGGGCAGATGACCCAAAATCCCTGGAGGGAAGCGTTCCTCAGCTCCAACATCAAATATGTTGGCATCGCCACCATCGTGCTCATCGGGCAGGGGGTGGTCTGGTACAGCGGACAATTCTGGGCGCTGTACTTTCTGCAGCAGGTCTCCAAAGTGGATCCGCTGAACTCGGCCTATATCGTCGGAGCGGCACTGCTTCTTGCAACGCCGAGCCTGATCCTGTTTGGCTGGCTTTCCGATATTATCGGCCGCAAGCCAGTGATCCTGGGAGGAATGCTGCTCGCCGCGCTCACCTATTACCCGCTGTATTCGTGGCTCGGTGCGGTCACGCAACCCGACAACATCAACTATCCAATCGCGATCTTCATCATCTTCATCCTCGTCTGCTATGTCGGCATGGTCTACGGGCCGGTTGGGGCGTTTCTGGCGGAGTATTTTCCCGGAAGGATTCGATACACGTCGGTGTCAGTGCCGTATCACATCGGAAACGGCTGGGGCGGCGGATTGGTGCCGTTCATCACCTCGGCGGCTTTCGCAGCGACGGGTAGCATCGGGTACGCGCTGATCTACCCAATCGTCGTTCCTGCAGTGTGCTTCGCGCTCGCCATCTTCTTAATGCCGGAGACCCGCAGAATGAGCATTTGGCAGCCAATCGAGCCTCGAACGTAG
- a CDS encoding LacI family DNA-binding transcriptional regulator, whose translation MVSIVSVAKAAGVSNKTVSRVINGEPHVTEDTRERVEKAIRDLGYIPNMAARQIRSSRSNTFGIITDYVSTTPYSVDIVRGIQDWANTHGKSILMANSGGLPEREAEIWKMFRSHRIDGVLYVTMYHRVVDPEAGDVSIPTVMINCRPQTGELLPSIEPDDFQGARDLTRYLLERGHRRIGYIRLNPILLGAQLRLDAFRRTAKEFGLAESDLSIRLGMEGPVGAEENYVFAAASEILQQKDRPTAIMSGNDEMAIQIYIAALTLGLRIPQDVSIVGFDDFRTVSLALKPELTTAALPYYDLGFQGAEWLNSVISEEKVRASRRVISCKLVERTSVCAL comes from the coding sequence ATGGTCAGCATCGTCAGTGTCGCTAAAGCGGCAGGGGTATCGAACAAGACCGTGTCCCGGGTAATCAACGGCGAACCGCATGTGACCGAGGACACGCGTGAAAGAGTGGAAAAGGCCATTCGGGATCTCGGCTACATTCCCAACATGGCCGCGCGCCAAATACGCTCAAGCCGCTCCAACACGTTCGGGATCATCACCGACTATGTTTCCACGACTCCCTATTCGGTGGATATCGTGCGCGGAATCCAGGATTGGGCCAACACGCACGGAAAAAGCATCCTGATGGCAAACTCCGGCGGGTTACCCGAAAGGGAGGCGGAAATCTGGAAGATGTTCCGGTCCCACCGTATCGACGGGGTGCTCTATGTGACCATGTACCACCGCGTCGTGGATCCCGAGGCCGGGGATGTGAGCATACCGACAGTAATGATCAACTGCCGGCCGCAGACGGGCGAACTCTTGCCATCCATCGAGCCTGACGACTTTCAGGGCGCCCGGGACCTCACCCGATATTTGCTTGAACGGGGACATCGCAGGATCGGCTATATCAGGCTCAACCCGATTCTGCTCGGCGCCCAACTGCGCCTCGATGCCTTCCGCCGCACCGCGAAGGAATTCGGCCTCGCGGAGAGCGACCTCTCCATTCGTCTTGGAATGGAAGGCCCGGTCGGAGCGGAGGAGAATTATGTGTTTGCGGCAGCGTCCGAAATTTTGCAGCAAAAGGATCGTCCAACCGCGATCATGAGCGGCAATGATGAAATGGCGATCCAGATCTATATTGCAGCTTTGACGTTAGGACTAAGAATCCCGCAGGACGTCAGCATTGTCGGTTTTGACGATTTCAGAACGGTATCGTTGGCGCTCAAGCCCGAACTGACCACCGCGGCATTGCCGTACTATGATCTCGGTTTTCAGGGTGCCGAGTGGTTGAACAGCGTCATTTCTGAAGAAAAGGTGCGCGCGAGTCGTCGCGTCATCTCGTGCAAACTTGTCGAGCGTACATCCGTGTGTGCTCTGTAA